In the genome of Stegostoma tigrinum isolate sSteTig4 chromosome 31, sSteTig4.hap1, whole genome shotgun sequence, the window CAGAAATTAATCTTATAATTTTCCAACATGTTTCAGAAAGTACATTTCTTGTTCTAGAAATTCTCATTTTCGACTAGACTCAACAGCTTCCAGGTTAAAAAGTGTTAGAGAGGGGTACTTGCAGCCATCCAACCCACACAAAAGCAGAAACAATACCAACGTGTGCTATTTAACTGGAGGTTTTGCGCCCCTTCAGCTGCATACACAaaggcactgcctcagaaaacCCTGGCCAGTTCCATCATTTATTTATTTAGGAAATATCATATTTTTCCTCCTTTTCCCATTCTCAAAGATCACTGTACAACCAACATCTCCACAGAGGTGTTTAGATGCTGTCAACATTTGCACTCTCTTACTGACTGAAGCCATTCATTAAGGATAGCAGGATGCTGCAATCCCAGGATATAATGACCAATCAAAACTAGGTCAATTCAGCATACTGCAGTGCTTGAGATGAACTACAGTAATCAGTCAGTCATGAAGACACCAAAAGACAAATCACCAACAGACGCTCCCAAATTTTGTTGCTATACCTCAATGATTTCATCGGGTTGCAGGTCTACCAGGGGTTCCGCCGAGTGTTCCTTCCAGGATGGAACTACAAAGAAACAAGATTTAAAGGAAAAAAGACCAGGTTTAAATGTCTGCTCTGAAACAGTTCAGCACAGGACTTGGAGAAACTTAGCTCTCTGTCAGGACAGCTGATACTTTGTATTATGGGACCTACTAAACATTGTTCAAACCATAATACTTCCTGCCTTTGATCACacaacttaaaaaaaagtgtccCAGCCCACAAAAATCAGGAATGGTAATGGGGGCGTCATCATGTGCATCAATTTTACCTACCTCTTACTTGTTCAGCTCTCTGAAAAGAAttccaacatttctgtttcactATCAAGTTCTAAAACTCAACATGTAACAAACAAGGTAGGAATATACCACATCTTTGTTCCAGCAAAAACACAGCAAGCTTTCAAACTGAAAAAGGGTTCTGTTGGACTGACTCAGTCTGTTTGAATCAATGATTTAAAAATCACACAGGTAGCTAAAGGCTGGGAAGAATCACTCTAGTTGTGTGCATCAGGACATTACATAGAGCTCTATCTTTCCCAAAGCAGGAAAGAGAATTGGATTCCAGCTTGCCTGGCTCTTAAAAATCAAGTTGCTGTGTGAGCTGGGCCAATTCTGCATATCTGGAAACAATGCACAAATAACAGCAATAGAAACAAAccgctggagaaattcagcaggcctgacagcattagtggagagaaagcaaagttcaaGTTATGTCCAGTGACTTCAGAGTCTGAAGAAGTGCCACCAGACtctaaacgttaactctatttcacTTTAcatagatgctgctggacctgcttagtttctccagcaatttctgtttttgtttcagaacttcAGTCCACTGTTCTTTATTTTATACACAAACTACAGCAAATGCTTTTCTATTTTCTTATGGGATTTGCAGTTCAGCAGTTCTCTCTGCAGCTGCCCAGAAAGATAATGCTACAAACTTTGTAGTTGGTGGTTGGTGGAATAGCCAGAGCTGCCCTATATTCTCTGCCTGGAACACAGGTATTTATGAATCTGGACACTTTCCGAATAGGCAAGCAAACTATTTATAAAAATTGCTTCAGCTCACCCAGCAGCACAATGAATTTCTCTCCACACAGTAACTCATAGCAACAAGACTGTAAGCTCAAACCTCCAGCTTTGTTGAATAGAAATGATCACTTTCAGGACAAAATCAGCCCCCAATACTGTAGGTTTGGGAGTAAGCAGAGAAAGGCAATTTGAAAAACGTAAGGTTGCCAATTATGGTAGATATTCAGCAACACCTTGCACTAGAGGTACACATGTGAAAGCCAACAGCTGACAGGGCTTGTCTCAGCAATTAACCAGACAGCCACTGACAATCGCTGCACCCCACTTCTGAACACGGAATTCATTTGATGCACAGGCTATTTGGGAAAGATCACTTGAATACGGTTTCAAAATcttcaaagacagagagaggggaatgaAAACACCAAAAGCAAGGTTATACCAAACAACCTTTGGCACTTGAGCTAGAATTATGATTTCTACATGTTTAGGCACAGGACGAGAGAGTTCTGTTACAACAACCTTTACACAATAAAGACAATGATAGACTGCAAGGCCTTTTTCTATTGCCTTGCATCTTATTAATTTCAGGAATTATATTGTGACAACTGACATACCTTTATGTTATAGTACATGTCAATGAAACAGATTAACAAACCATACCAGAAAAGAAGTCTGAACTACATCTCACCATTCTGTTCAGTAATGACGTTGGCAATACCTAAAACAAAATACACCTACTTAAAACTTTGAATCTTCCCCCTCATTATCAGGCCATTCATTGAAGGTATTAAGGCCTCGAGATTGCCACACTCTTTATACTAACTTGCTACAGTTTCTTCCTTCTTTGGTGAAGGTTCTCGTAGAGGAGAAGGTGGCCGGTGATGCCACCGACACAGGTACATCTCAGTGGTGCAGAGGTATGGCTCCTCTTCTATGTCATTAGAAATAGGCTGATCTTTGCTGGTGGGCAGACCTGGAGTCTTTAATATGGTTGAAGGTTTGTAGACACCCTCAGTCTGAGATTTGGATTTCTCTGGAGTTTCTTTACTTCGCAGTTCTCGCTTTGAAACTTTGTCGGGCAAGGGGCTGCTCGACGCCTGTCTCAGCGGAGAAGATTTGACCAGTTTTGTCCGAACTCTTGAAAATTCAGCTGCAAGCTTTTTCACTGGTGCTTTCCTTTCTGTTGTTCCTAGTGTAGATTTCCTGAATGCAATCAGAATTAGATTAGTTTTTATAAAACAGTCAATCAAGATCTATGCTGTACACAAATCTGTAAGTTAGGACGATAACCAATGATTTCTATTCTGTAGTCATTGCTGAGGTGGAGAAAGAAACTTCTATTTGCTCAAAGGGTCTGTTATAGCAATTATCCTTTATTATCTTATAGTGAGATTATGCAGTAAAAGGCCAATATGTGCCAATAGATTCAAGAGAGAGCAATGATGCTTTGTTTGGCCAAAGATAGAGGACTCCTCAGGGGTTCCAATGTTTATGCTGAGGGGAGAGAAGCAAGGGGTGAAAAGCACCAGAACAATGATCACTTGATGTACAAATGATAAATTGAAAGTGTGAATCTGTATCACCTTTAATGCTTTCCACATTTTAATTTGGGACCAACTGGCAAGAATGAGCATCAATAACAATAGGCTATTAGCATTGTTAATGAGATCCCTTATTCTCTCTTGCCTTGGATCAGGCAGTGAATGTCTAgtagtagtaggaactgccattgttggagaatctgagataacgaggtgtagagctggatgaacacagcaggccaagcaggatcagaagatcaggaaggctgacatttcgggcctagacccttcttcagaagaatctGGGTTGAGAAGAAGCGACTAGgcctgagacgtcagctttcctacttttctgatgctgcttggtctgtgttcatccagctctacaccttgttatctcactgaaTGTCTAGGGCCTGGTGAAATTCAACAGCTGTCCACACTGTGATTTTGACTAAGTTTCCGCTTCACTGTTGAGTTACTCTAACTTAAGCAAGTAGAGAGATCAACATGAGGATTTTTTTCCCCTTGACCATTTGTTTATCTTTCCTTAAGACAGTATGGCCAGCCAGCACAGGAGAGAAGGATGAATAGCTACACTAAGTAACAAAGTCAAACATTAAAAGACTACACAACTTACATTCATGCCTGATTAAAAACTAAGATGTGACAATTTGAGAGAAAAATCCACAAAATCCTGCTGAGTAAAGGGGAAATGTTAAATTCAGGTTCCAGCAAAGGCTTTTAGATCCAAAAGGTATATTTTCAAACCAACCTTACTATTTCCTTTCAATTTCCTCTCCCATCACAATTATACTTCACCTTAAAATATTTGGGGAATTCTTCAACTGAAACAGGGATAAATTACTTTAACATAATGATCTAATTCCAGTCTAAAAGCAGGTTGTCTTTATGGAAATTACACCATTGTCGTGGTTAATAAGTGCTGTAGCTTTTGCAACCAGTTAGGAGGAATcagacattttacttttaaagTTGGAGTGTTATTTTCACAACGTGTTTACATTGTATTTTCTTTCCTGTAACCCATGAGTATTTTACAAATTTGATGGAGGGCCTGAGGAGGAACACTCCCACCATTTGCTGCAAACTACAAATGACATAGTAGCAGCTCCATACTGCCTTGATTCAAACTTAACTAAATTCTGCAGTTTACCCACGAAGTACAGAGTACCTTTTGTATCCCTTCCCAGAGTAGGTTTCCGTTCGATTGCCCTGTGCCTGAACAAGCGATTGTTCAGGGGTAATCTGTTGATGCTCAGGCTGGATCTTCTCCACTTCTGTTGCATTCTTCTCCTCTGTCCCATCCACAGTTTGAACAAATCGGTGCTTGTCCTTTTCATTCTCTTTTTTCACCAGCTGCATCCTCCTCTCCATGCGCTCAAGACGAGCCAGAAGCTGTACACAAAatattttttttgtaaaaacgACCTGAAGTGCTTtgtactttaaaacaaaaacttccaATATGACCAGACACCTTCCTCAGAATTGCACGCATCATCAAAATCAAGCCTTCAGGCAAAGCGGGATTACGGGGCTAAGAGATAAAACAACTAGAGCATGTGTGTAATTCACCCTCATTAATTTCATATTTCTGGAAGaaactcctatattcacattTAACACTAAAACACTCAAACATTTTCAGTTGAATTCACACCCTCCCACCAACAGTGTCGCCATTTCATCGCCACTAACAAAAAGGTGTGCATATAACTTTACTAATTTACTCTACAATTTCCAACATAATTTGGAAAATTCCATTCACCGTGTATAAACTTGACGGGTAATTCTGATAATACATTTCACCtaattctttttttatttttgatgaCTATTCATGATTTTCTGCTTTAGTTCAGATTGTCAGTATTATTTTTAATCTTCACAAACCAAATTTAACAGCTGAAGCGGTATTGCACAAAGATTAAGGTACAATATGGCTGTTTATCACCTACCCTCTGCTACTGCTTTTAGTGTAAAAATAGGATCTTTTTTAACTTTGCTGTAGGCTAGTTGTACAATCAGCTACAAGTATTGTAACATCTGACACCACCTGCACTTAGCTATTTCACGGGCATGACGATTGAAAAGTGACAAACCATTTTTAAACACTGGAGTTCCAATATAAACTGAATTTCTGCTGCTGAGGACTGCATTCCTGAGAAATGCAAGTGCAATGTACAACTTTTTATTAGctcatttttaaacattaaagGAAGCCAGTATTACAGGTTCATATAGAACCTGTAAATATAATGCTGCAGTATATCATGGTCAGCTTTAGAAaactaaataaatgcaaaatattcaccATACTATTTCCTATCACACAATACACTATTAATCCATAGGAAAAGTGATTTGCTCCTTAACAAACACGAGTCCTTCATGTCCACTGAAAAAGTACAGTAAACATATGTGACGTGGAACTTGCAACCGATAAACTTTGTAACTGGGATTTTCCCAAAAATGTGCTTTCCTACTAACATGCAATAGTTATGCGGTATTCTTTCTGGAAAAAGGATAAAAATCACATAATTAAAAGAAGACAGATGGTAGTTATCTTGCTAAAGTTTGCTTTTGCATTCAACAAGGCCTGGGAGATTATACACATTTAATTCAAGGTTCTACCGTGCATTTCAGTataagtttcaaaatttgtagtACTTTTGAGCTGTGGCCTATGTTCTGAGTCAAAGAGTCTGTAGGACAGAAAAAGGCCGGCAACCCATTGAGCTTGTGccaatcaaaaacaaccaccaaattattctaatcccattttccagcagttcgACATTGCCTTGTGTGCCTTGGCACCATGAGTGCACACCTACCTACTTCTTATATAATGAGGGTTTCTACCTGTACAACCCTTACACAGTAAGGTCCAGATAACTACCATATTCAGTAAAAATAAATTTCCTCACATCCACTCTAAACTTCCGGCTCCATGTAATTCCCATGGATTATATTTATTCCCCCACCAAGGGGAAAGGTTCCTTCCTCTCTACTCTGTGTCCCTCGTATTGTATAAATATTTATCATGTCGCCCCCTTAGTCTCCTGTGCATCAAAAAAAACAAGCGCAGTCTATCCACTCTCTCTTCATAAATAAAACTCTCCAACTTAGGTAACCACCTGGTAAAACTTCGCctcactctctccagtgcaaacacatccctcctataaaCCAAAACGAAAACTGGAATGAGACCTTTTTAAATATACaatcattgcaaaaaaaaagagcAGAAATAAATGATTTCATCCCATTAAGCAGTGGTGAATTGGAACACAAATTAATATTTAACCCAACAACCCTGTCTGGTGTCCATTTTATCTCTTGTCAAATAAATGGATGTTCAATCACAATGTAGGCAGAATCATTCCCCCAACAACATgcacaattttaaagaaaaaatcctAATTGTCATACGAATTATGATAATTCCACATTACTTACTTTAATTCCAATATACCCCAAAGTATAGTCTGCAATATACCTTAACCTCCACGATCAAAACTTTCTAAAATAGCTGATACTAATATGTTCACTGTACATTCCCATTATGAATGTGCATTACAATAATTAGTACACAAGTTTCAAACCTACTCAGGCCACTAATGACAGGCTTCGAGATCAACGCCTTGGATGCAGAATTACTAAGAATTCTCAGAATTTAGGATTAACACTTTACCACAAATGCAATCttctttagtttaaaaaaaaattgctacacCATTAGATAACACCCATTATTGACATTTTTGAGCACAAAGCAGATTTCTAAGGAACTGCTTGCACAGATCTACTGGGATCCAACTGAAATGAAACCGAAAATGGTATTAACACAAGGTTGACATTTGAGCGAAAGGTATGAAGGACTACTATTACGTTGTAAGAACAATTCTTTTATATAAAATCACAATTTGCTAAAATAAGACTTACACTCAGTGAATACATTAGCATTGTGATAAATACAAAGCTGACAACACACTGTACTTGTACCATATTTATTCCTCAGATATAAATGTGGTCAGGTCTGGTGCACCAGATCACTCCAAATACTCTATTGCAAGATAGGCAATACAATGAAAGAGTGTTCCATGTTTATGGATGACTGGAACACAAATCAATCAGTACTGTTCAATTTTCAAACACAACAGTGAAGGCAACATACTTGTACATATGAGGCATCTCTGTAAATGGCAAAAGTACTGAAAAGCACCATGGGTAGTGCTAATTAAGATCTATAGAGAGAAACATATGTGCAGAAATGTAGCATCTGAAGCCGCCCTTTCATCTAGGTCTAAAAGAAAGAATTGGAGCTCTCTTTCCCCCAAAGACTTTAAATTATAGGCCAAGCAGGAAGGCAGAGGGCTGGTGACGTCACTAACGCGCGACAGGCTGACAGTCCAATGCGTCGCTCGATCTGCAGGCTGGGACCCCGGTCAGCTTGGGACATGTAGTCTTGGCCGTGAGGTCGGACAGTCATCGCCGAACGCCGGCGGGGAAGCCTGAAAACTACAAGTCCCGGCGAGCCCTGCGGCAGCCAGGGCCAGCCGCCATCTTACACCCTCTAAGATGGTGGCCCGAAGCCCCGGCACCGAACCGCCCGTCATTGTTATCACCGGGCATTTCAATGCGCCTCCGCCATTTTATTTTCGTTTTCTCTTCTTTATTTCATcccccatccctccccttcctctcctTACCGTCTCTTTCTCGGCCTTCAGCTCGTCGATCTCCCTCTCCTTCAGTTGGAGCTGCTGTTGTTGTTGTTCGATCAGGTCGAGTTGCAGGAGGACGATCTGTTTGAGGCGGGCGCTCTGTATGGGGCCCGGGCCTTGAGGCTGAGACGATGGCGGCTGCTGGATCTGCTGCTGTTGCTTCTTCACTTTCCCCCAGTGCAAGGCCTCCAGGCCGGGCAAAGGCGCGGCGCCATCGCCGGGCCCCCCACCGccacctccccctcctcctccgccGCCGCGGGCCACACTGTCCCCGGCGGGGACCAAGGCCGTACCTCCTCGGCCCCAGGCCGCCCCCGCTCCTGCCCCTCGGCTCCCTTTGACCGCTTTAGCCTCGCCGCCGTTCATCCTGCCTCGGCCGCCTTTGGGCGGAGGCGTATCGCCGTCGCAGCCGAGCGCCTCTCCTCCCGCTTCGCCGCCGCCGAGCTCCTTGGTCGCCGCCGCTGAGTAATCCGCCGCCCGCTTCTCGGTCTGCGCCACCCCGCCCGGCTGCTTCAGTAAACCCGGCTTCATGGTCATGGCCTGCCGGGGGGCGAGCCGGCTGCCGCCCGGACCTAGCGGAGGCTCGGTCCGTGCCCGGCGGGCGGCTGCTTTCCTTCGGCGGCCGATCTCCCCTCGCAAGAGGCTGGGAGCCCGGGCGCGGCTCGGGTACCGCGGGCCGGCCGCTTGAGTTCAGTGTCTTTTCTTTTATTGTTAATGGGTATCATTCATTCAGCGGTGTCTGTGCTGGTTCTAGCCcggaccctccctctccctgcccTCCcggtttgttttcttttcccccgtccctctcccccccacccccaccgtcccttcccttcccccatcacacccccctcccccccgcgcaGGCCCCGGCACCGCGCAGGCCCCGCCCTCTCGCAGCGTCATCCGCACGCACCGACCACGTGGGAGGAAGTGACTCTCATCAATGACCATCCATCCTCCATGAGGTaacgaggtgcagagctgggtgaacacagcaggccaggcagcatcagaggagcaggaaaggctgacgtttcgggcctagacccttcttcagaaatctccatGAGGGCCACATGCCCATACACAAACTCCCTGTGCCGGGGGGGTGGGTAAGAccctcacactcagtcactcactgactcactgctTTCCTTGACCAGGGAGAGTGGGGCGAACACTTATCATCATTCCCTGTCCAGAACAGGGAGGAACATTCACACTTGCTCCATCTCCAGAGCAGCAGAAGACCCTCACCATGAGCAGGAGAATGCAAGACACACAGTCACCCTCCTTTCTTCACCCCCCATCTCATTCAAGAGAGCGGGGGGGAACACTCATCACTGCCTATCCAGAACATGGAGGAATACTCTCACTCACTGCCCATCCAAGACAGTGAAGGACTGTCACACTCACCATTCAGGACAGTGAGGAACACACACATTCTGCCCAGAACAGGGAGGGACCCTCATACTTCCTGACGAGAACAGTGAGGAACCCTTATACTCACTCCCTGTCCAGGACAGCAGTGGACCCTCACGCTTTCTCACCGTTCAGGACATCAAGGAACACACATTCACTCCTTGTATAGGTCAGGAAGGGTCCTTCACACTCATCCCCTGTCCAGGACAGCGAGGGTCCCTCAGACTCGCCCCCTGTCCAGGACAGCGAGggtccctcacactcactcccagtcCAGGACAATGCAGGACCTTCATACTCATTCCCTGTGTAGGTCAGCAAGGGACTGTCACACTTTCTTACTGTCCAGAACAGGGAGGAACCCTCACACATTGCCTTATCTTAACAATGAGTTGCATTCACTCCCAATTCAGAACGGTGAGGGGCCCACATGCACTGCTCATAAGTGAGAGACACCTTTTTTGAAAAGAGTGCGAGTGAGAGGCACTCAGCTTGTTCACAATAGAATGCGACACCACTTGTCCAGTACGAGTGGGAGACCTCAATACAGAACAAGAGACCTCTTTCGaatccaggcagcattagaggtgcaggaatgttgacgtttcaggtcgggacccttcttttcctccagctccacactgtgatgtgtgactccagcatctgcagttcttgctaccccTTTCCTGTCCATAGTCTGAGTGAGAGGACATATCTTATCCCTGACACAGTTATAGACTTGCTCCCTGTCTGGAGTGATTGAGTCACTTCCTGTCTGGGACATAGtctttgtgtgatctgtttccaCTTTTATAGTTCAATGTTCAACCATAATGTCCCTATTAGAGTTTGAGGGTAGTCTACACAGTGTCCCTTCTGCAATATCAGGTTGATCAATGCAGTATCCCTGCTATAGTCTGAAGCTGATATAATCAGTCATTTCCCTTGCTGAATCTGAGGTTGATAGATTCATTCAATGTCCTTGTGCAGTCTTAGGCTAATGTATTCACTCGGTGTCCCTGCTGCAGTTTCAGATTGATTTCTACAATGCTTTTGCTATCGTATGAGTCTGATCTATTTACTCATTATCCTTGCTAATGTCTGAAACTGACAGTGTATGTTCAGTGTCCCTACAGCTGTCTCAATCTTATATGCTCTCCAAACCTATTGTAATCTTGAGAGTGATATCTTCCTTCAATGGGATGCAATGCACCGTAATATTCCAAAGCAGGGTTacgatttattcagtttgttggGGAAAATGTTGAATTTCAAAAAAGCAGAAGTAATTTAACTATGTTATTATATTAGTGCGAATGACATAGTCAGATAAATTTGTCAACCTTGAAAATAAAGGTTCTTTGAAAAGTTCTGTGATTTGCCATTATTATTTTGGCAAAATTCCGACTTAGTTGCATGAACAAGGTTTCTTTGAGTTTCCACTGCTGATTTATTCACTGTGTCCCTTGCTGCAGTCTTGGGATAATATATTCCCGCTGTGTCTCTACGACAGTACAAGGCTGGCATATGCATTCATTGCTCTTGCTGCAGTCTCCAGCTGATAAATTCATTCACTGCCACCTCAGGCTGATGCATTCAGTCACTGACCTTTGCTGGTTTCTGAGACTGATGCATTGGGTTGCTGCTTCTGCTAGAGTCGTGACTGATGCATGGAATTACACTTAGATTGACTTATAACAAGTTGCATTTTCAGCTATCTATTCAGTTATTTGCTTCCCCCCAACCTCAAAGTTCAAcaggaccttaatcagatgggccaatgggctgaggagtagcaagtggagtttaatttagacgaatgagcggactgtgttcatagggtacccattctttttgaatacgctgtataggtgattttcctctgctctgcgtagttcctttgtgctgcagtgtgtggtggctcgttggaataatgttctcatgcatctccgtttgtgggtgttgggatggttgctcctgtagttcagtatttggtccgtatgtgttgttttcctgtagacgctggtttgaagttccccattgactgttcgctctactgtgacatctaggaatggcagcttgttgttgttttcctcctcttttgtgaatgttatgccagtaaagggtgttattgatggtcttgaaggtttcctctaatttgttttgtgtaGTGATGAcaaaggaactatgcagagcagaggaaaatcacctatacagcgtattcaaaaagaatgggtaccctatgaacacagtccgcagatttctcagcaacaaacccaaacaaacagacaaaacgggcccagaaaccataaccactctcccctacatcaaagacatttccgaaatgactgccagatgactcggaccacttggcatcagggtagcccacaaacccaccaacacactaaaacagcagctaatgaacttaaaagaccctatacaaacaacaaataaaacgaacgtcatctacaaaataccttgcaagaactgtgacaaacactacattggacaaaccggcagaaagctagccaccaggatacatgaacatcaactagccacaaaacgacatgacccactatcactcgtatccttacatacagatgaggaaggacaccactttgattgggacaacacctccatcctagggcaagccaaacagagacacgcacgagaattcctagaagcatggcattccaaccagaactccatcaacaaacacattgatttggagccaatctaccatcccctgagaaaaagaacaggaaatgacatcaccaacccaaggaaacctaaacagataaatagaaagcgggacataacaccagcgcttcgtcggaggctcactgatgatgttacctagaatggtgacgaaaaccaaccttcctgctcagcgagcaaactcacatccagaacctcaacctgagctacaaatcttctcaaaactcgctagtcaatgtggtgttttataaatttctactttagaaataaaatcactctgactccaaactaaaacaaaccaattctaaacaaggccttacatgtaacatgcattgtctgacataAAATGTCATCTCTTTACACCAACAAAACCTTTAGTTctttcagggcagtgacttgaaagaaatttgggtat includes:
- the msl1a gene encoding male-specific lethal 1-like 1 isoform X2 — translated: MVLFSTFAIYRDASYVQLLARLERMERRMQLVKKENEKDKHRFVQTVDGTEEKNATEVEKIQPEHQQITPEQSLVQAQGNRTETYSGKGYKRKSTLGTTERKAPVKKLAAEFSRVRTKLVKSSPLRQASSSPLPDKVSKRELRSKETPEKSKSQTEGVYKPSTILKTPGLPTSKDQPISNDIEEEPYLCTTEMYLCRWHHRPPSPLREPSPKKEETVAIPSWKEHSAEPLVDLQPDEIIENLDDCVFAKRHAKLELDEKRRKRWDIQRIREQRLLQRLQLRMYKKKGIQESEPEILSFFPEPDDVESLVITPFLPVVAFGRPLPKLSQQNFELPWLDERSRCRIDIQKKQTPHRTCRK
- the msl1a gene encoding male-specific lethal 1-like 1 isoform X1, with amino-acid sequence MTMKPGLLKQPGGVAQTEKRAADYSAAATKELGGGEAGGEALGCDGDTPPPKGGRGRMNGGEAKAVKGSRGAGAGAAWGRGGTALVPAGDSVARGGGGGGGGGGGGPGDGAAPLPGLEALHWGKVKKQQQQIQQPPSSQPQGPGPIQSARLKQIVLLQLDLIEQQQQQLQLKEREIDELKAEKETLLARLERMERRMQLVKKENEKDKHRFVQTVDGTEEKNATEVEKIQPEHQQITPEQSLVQAQGNRTETYSGKGYKRKSTLGTTERKAPVKKLAAEFSRVRTKLVKSSPLRQASSSPLPDKVSKRELRSKETPEKSKSQTEGVYKPSTILKTPGLPTSKDQPISNDIEEEPYLCTTEMYLCRWHHRPPSPLREPSPKKEETVAIPSWKEHSAEPLVDLQPDEIIENLDDCVFAKRHAKLELDEKRRKRWDIQRIREQRLLQRLQLRMYKKKGIQESEPEILSFFPEPDDVESLVITPFLPVVAFGRPLPKLSQQNFELPWLDERSRCRIDIQKKQTPHRTCRK